A segment of the Acidobacteriota bacterium genome:
GTCTTCACGGTGGTGCTGCCGGCCGCGCTGCCCGGGATCCTCACCGGCATTCTGCTGGCGCTCGCGCGCATCGCCGGGGAAACCGCCCCGCTGCTCTTCACCGCGTTCAACAACCGGTTCTGGTCCACGGACCTCGGCCAGCCAATCTCCTCGCTCACCGTGCAGGTCTTCACCTACGCGATTTCGCCGTACGAGGACTGGCACCGCCAGGCCTGGGCGGGGGCCCTTGTCCTGGTGTCGATGGTGTTGGTCTGCGCGCTGCTGGCGCGGATAACGACCGCGCGGCTCGAGCGGATGCAGCGCGGCCTCTGAGTCATTTCACGCCGATTTAACGGTCGCGTGACGCGGCTGTGACCGCCGCCCGGTAGGCTCCCGATCGTGCATGCACGACACGCGTGTTACTATTTCGTGGTGTCCCCACACAGCAAGCCGCCGGTCACCGCGCGCCACCTGATTGACGCGGCCAAGGCGCTTGGGCACCCGGCGCGCCTGCGGATCCTCGCGATGCTGCAGGGGCGCACGCTCTGCGTGTGCCAGATGACGTCCGTCCTCCAGCTCGCCCCCTCCACGGTCTCGGGTCACCTCAACGAGCTGCGGCGCAGCGGGCTCGTGCTCGAGGACAAGCAGGGAAAGCTGGTGTTCTACCGGCGCAACGCCTCGAGCCCCTTTGCCGCCGTTGTCGCGAACGCGCTCGCCCTCGTCGCCGGCGATGAGGCGATCGTCGCCGATCGGGCCGTCATCGACCGCGTCCGCACCATCCCGATCGAGGTGCTGACACGGGCCGGGCTGGACCTCGAAACGGCCGGCATCCGCCGC
Coding sequences within it:
- a CDS encoding winged helix-turn-helix transcriptional regulator, which gives rise to MSPHSKPPVTARHLIDAAKALGHPARLRILAMLQGRTLCVCQMTSVLQLAPSTVSGHLNELRRSGLVLEDKQGKLVFYRRNASSPFAAVVANALALVAGDEAIVADRAVIDRVRTIPIEVLTRAGLDLETAGIRRPRARAAI